The Ornithodoros turicata isolate Travis chromosome 7, ASM3712646v1, whole genome shotgun sequence genome includes a region encoding these proteins:
- the LOC135400705 gene encoding F-box only protein 9-like: protein MCPSFQFRPRLCRLNCDNAIIRNMENTTCAAQPGSDDTTGADDGGDDEEPSSRRAQGDLHLLERAKQMYIKGAVAEKSGHVYEAISFYRRAVQLVPDIEFRLADSCFWSFTDDESEDSDIGNKSEDETGVDDSSLPLYQRIKLQHSSASTCQVASEQKATHISDLPREVFSYILRWVVSSDLDLLSLEAVSKVCRGFYLCARDPELWHLVCQRTWGLDCGQLLQYKSWREMYILRPRLRYNGVYINKTTYVRQGESSFQDSSYRPCFLVEYFRYLRFFPEGKVLMLTTADNPYLALGKLRSRRQVHSSVLVGRFHLDGNHLQAVLQRVKSHTGVKAPYRRLRQHPVEPEAEQTFHVELELRTVRGRSNVQLVWRNYAIHTFWKGEETVTTFELTQTTFPALWFSRVKSFTSVAETAL from the exons ATGTGTCCTTCGTTTCAATTCCGACCGAGATTGTGTCGCCTGAACTGTGACAACGCCATCATCAGAAATATG GAGAATACCACGTGTGCTGCGCAACCAGGAAGTGatgacaccactggtgctgatGACGGAGGTGATGACGAGGAGCCGTCTTCCCGCCGCGCTCAAGGAGACTTGCATCTCCTGGAAAGG GCTAAACAAATGTACATCAAGGGAGCTGTTGCAGAGAAGTCTGGACATGTGTATGAAG CAATCTCATTCTACAGGCGAGCTGTTCAGCTGGTGCCGGACATTGAATTCCGTTTGGCCGACAGCTGCTTTTGGTCTTTCACTG ATGATGAAAGTGAAGACTCTGATATTGG AAACAAGAGCGAGGATGAAACGGGAGTAGATGATTCATCCCTGCCGCTCTACCAGCGTATCAAGCTGCAACATTCTTCAGCCAGCACCTGCCAAGTAGCCTCGGAACAAAAG GCGACTCACATTTCTGACCTTCCTCGGGAAGTGTTCTCGTACATCCTACGATGGGTGGTGTCTTCTGACCTGGATCTACTGTCTTTAGAGGCTGTGTCCAAG GTGTGCCGTGGCTTCTACCTTTGTGCTAGAGATCCAGAACTTTGGCATTTGGTGTGCCAGAG AACATGGGGATTGGATTGTGGCCAACTGCTGCAGTACAAGTCGTGGAGGGAAATGTACATTCTCAGGCCTCGGTTACGTTACAATG GTGTGTACATAAATAAGACAACGTACGTACGGCAGGGGGAATCCTCTTTCCAGGACTCTAGCTACCGGCCGTGCTTCCTGGTGGAGTACTTTAGGTACCTACGTTTTTTTCCCGAAG GGAAGGTCTTAATGCTGACAACGGCCGATAATCCGTACCTCGCACTGGGCAAGCTCCGCAGCCGGCGTCAGGTCCACTCATCCGTGCTCGTGGGGCGCTTCCATCTTGACGGGAATCATCTGCAAGCCGTTCTTCAAAGAGTGAAGAGCCACACCGGTGTAAAGGCaccctacagacgtctcagacAACACCCCGTGGAACCAGAGGCGGAGCAAACCTTTCATGTG GAGCTGGAACTTCGAACCGTACGTGGCCGTTCCAACGTTCAGCTTGTGTGGAGAAACTATGCCATACACACATTCTG GAAAGGCGAAGAAACTGTGACAACCTTTGAACTGACGCAGACTACATTTCCAGCGCTCTGGTTCTCTCGTGTGAAGAGCTTCACTTCGGTCGCAGAAACTGCACTGTAA